From Microbacterium sp. LWH11-1.2, one genomic window encodes:
- a CDS encoding Xaa-Pro peptidase family protein — translation MTEFDQRLDPAFFDRVQARVRDRMAEEGFDAFLTDHPEDIAYLTGFFHHPSERPVAIWIEAGGRVVMLLPELEREYAQSQSARAELVAFFEFPGVVSPFEVLATAVAPRGRVGFASTMPYQRLSAARAAMSGAELVGSDLLARARYVKFPEEVVLHREAARITDRMLEAGVQLVSDAVAAGGDLPTETELERHVTSAGTALMYAEHRNVVVASLLAGGLVYSGANSAFPHGLPSVNRLKSGDTFMLSLGCAVGGRFIEGERTFVLGEPTVEQRRYHDTIHAAQQLGRETIRAGLECREANRLCLDVIREAGLGEFIRHRQGHGIGLGMHEAPWLEDGDATLLEAGMVVSNEPGIYVPGHAGYRISDSMLVTDDGAEALTTFPRGLDDCTIAL, via the coding sequence ATGACCGAGTTCGACCAGCGTCTCGACCCCGCGTTCTTCGACCGGGTGCAGGCCCGTGTGCGCGACCGCATGGCCGAAGAGGGCTTCGATGCCTTCCTCACCGACCACCCCGAGGACATCGCGTACCTCACCGGGTTCTTCCACCACCCGTCGGAGCGTCCGGTGGCGATCTGGATCGAGGCCGGCGGGCGGGTCGTGATGCTCCTGCCGGAGCTCGAGCGTGAGTACGCGCAGTCGCAGTCGGCACGCGCGGAGCTGGTCGCATTCTTCGAGTTCCCCGGGGTCGTCTCGCCGTTCGAGGTGCTCGCGACCGCGGTGGCGCCGCGGGGTCGGGTCGGCTTCGCCTCGACCATGCCCTACCAGCGCCTCTCGGCGGCACGGGCGGCGATGAGCGGTGCGGAGCTCGTCGGGTCTGACCTGCTCGCCCGCGCCCGGTACGTGAAGTTCCCCGAGGAGGTCGTCCTGCACCGCGAGGCCGCGCGCATCACCGACCGGATGCTGGAGGCCGGCGTGCAGCTCGTGAGCGACGCGGTCGCCGCCGGCGGCGACCTCCCCACCGAGACCGAGCTCGAGCGTCACGTGACCTCGGCCGGGACCGCGCTGATGTACGCGGAGCACCGCAACGTGGTCGTCGCCTCGCTGCTCGCGGGCGGACTGGTCTACTCCGGGGCGAACTCCGCTTTCCCGCACGGTCTGCCGTCCGTCAACCGGCTGAAGTCGGGGGACACGTTCATGCTGTCGCTCGGGTGCGCGGTCGGCGGACGCTTCATCGAGGGGGAGCGGACCTTCGTGCTCGGCGAGCCGACGGTCGAGCAGCGGCGCTACCACGACACGATCCACGCGGCGCAGCAGCTGGGCCGGGAGACGATCCGTGCGGGGCTCGAATGCCGCGAGGCGAATCGGCTCTGCCTCGACGTGATCCGCGAGGCGGGTCTCGGCGAGTTCATCCGGCACCGTCAGGGGCACGGCATCGGCCTCGGCATGCACGAGGCGCCGTGGCTGGAGGACGGCGATGCGACCCTGCTCGAGGCGGGCATGGTGGTGTCGAACGAGCCGGGCATCTACGTGCCCGGCCATGCCGGCTACCGCATCAGCGACAGCATGCTCGTGACCGACGACGGCGCCGAGGCGCTCACGACCTTCCCCCGCGGTCTCGACGACTGCACCATCGCGCTCTGA
- a CDS encoding ABC transporter permease, which yields MTAPLPSSVPLAPSEPAAVGSERAGAHTWRAFRRDPLGMISLGLLILLVIIALAAPLIAPYPASYGPDVLRPPSGDHWFGTDALGRDVFAEVIWGTQQSVLVAVAASVIAIVFGTIIAVIGAYFRKLDSIISVIVDMTLSLPVLPLMILIAALVGPSTSTIIFVVAAFSWPEVTRLVRSQALTVVGLPYVDASRLMTTSPLWIISRHVLPAVTPVVVVSVVVTASRAVLSAAGLAFLGLGDPTTWSWGRILYEAQQAGAMVSAWWLTLFPSIAILILVLSATLLSIAYNDARNPRHLAR from the coding sequence ATGACCGCGCCGCTCCCTTCGTCCGTCCCTCTCGCCCCGAGCGAGCCCGCCGCCGTCGGCAGCGAGCGCGCCGGTGCGCACACCTGGCGGGCGTTCCGCCGCGATCCGCTCGGCATGATCTCGCTGGGGCTGCTGATCCTGCTCGTGATCATCGCGCTGGCGGCGCCGCTCATCGCACCGTATCCGGCCAGCTACGGACCCGACGTGCTGCGCCCGCCGAGCGGCGACCACTGGTTCGGGACCGACGCGCTCGGTCGCGACGTGTTCGCCGAGGTGATCTGGGGCACCCAGCAGAGCGTGCTCGTCGCTGTCGCGGCCTCTGTGATCGCAATCGTGTTCGGCACGATCATCGCCGTGATCGGCGCCTACTTCCGCAAGCTCGACAGCATCATCAGCGTGATCGTCGACATGACGCTCTCGCTGCCCGTGCTGCCGCTCATGATCCTGATCGCCGCCCTCGTGGGGCCCAGCACCTCGACGATCATCTTCGTCGTCGCGGCGTTCTCGTGGCCCGAGGTCACGCGGCTCGTGCGCTCCCAGGCGCTCACCGTGGTCGGCCTCCCGTACGTCGACGCCTCGCGGCTCATGACGACCTCTCCGCTCTGGATCATCTCGCGGCACGTCCTCCCTGCCGTCACCCCGGTCGTGGTCGTCTCGGTCGTGGTGACGGCGTCTCGTGCCGTGCTCTCCGCCGCGGGCCTCGCGTTCCTCGGGCTCGGGGATCCGACCACCTGGTCGTGGGGGCGCATCCTCTATGAGGCGCAGCAGGCCGGTGCGATGGTGAGCGCCTGGTGGCTGACGCTCTTCCCGTCGATCGCGATCCTCATCCTCGTGCTCTCGGCGACACTGCTGTCGATCGCCTACAACGACGCGCGCAATCCGCGCCATCTCGCCCGCTAG
- a CDS encoding DedA family protein: protein MDDLLLWLLDTVQSIDPVTRTLVAGLAVMLETSILIGLIVPGDTIVIIASIGVTSPLEGIAMGIAVVIGALIGESIGFFLGRWLGPHIRASWLGRRIGEKNWVRAENYLARRGGIAIFLSRFLPVLHSLVPLTVGMSEYPYRRFLAWTAPACVIWATAYVSVSSLAAGSFRELVDRVHFAGYIFVGIIALFLVLAFLGKKLLQRLESRHLETEDAETDADVKD from the coding sequence GTGGACGACCTCCTGCTCTGGCTCCTCGACACCGTGCAGTCGATCGATCCGGTCACGCGCACGCTGGTGGCCGGGCTCGCCGTCATGCTGGAGACGAGCATCCTGATCGGGCTCATCGTCCCGGGCGACACGATCGTCATCATCGCCTCCATCGGCGTCACCAGCCCGCTGGAGGGCATCGCGATGGGGATCGCCGTCGTCATCGGCGCACTCATCGGCGAGAGCATCGGCTTCTTCCTCGGTCGCTGGCTCGGTCCGCATATCCGCGCGTCGTGGCTGGGGCGGAGGATCGGCGAGAAGAACTGGGTGCGCGCCGAGAACTATCTGGCGCGCCGCGGAGGGATCGCCATCTTCCTCTCCCGGTTCCTCCCGGTCCTGCACTCCCTCGTCCCGCTCACCGTCGGCATGAGCGAGTACCCGTACCGCCGGTTCCTCGCGTGGACCGCCCCCGCGTGCGTGATCTGGGCCACGGCGTACGTCAGCGTCTCCTCGCTGGCGGCCGGGAGCTTCCGGGAACTCGTCGACCGGGTGCATTTCGCGGGATACATCTTCGTCGGCATCATCGCTCTGTTCCTCGTGCTCGCCTTCCTCGGCAAGAAGCTGCTCCAGCGCCTGGAATCCCGTCACCTGGAGACGGAGGACGCGGAGACGGACGCCGACGTGAAAGACTGA
- a CDS encoding 3-methyladenine DNA glycosylase: MALAREEWLRRESAHQERADALTAEHRDRAARGEKHPVWDFLFTYYAYKPAQLRRWHPGAGVELADAPERASWRWYSPGSTEDSVVPDAEAFAREKPELAGLIERMLRRTASRPGQFGCFGLHEWAMVYRADEHRHRVPLRLGQAGTDAVVEGHDLRCTHFDAFRFFTPDAVPRNRTALSREEQPLFEQPGCLHAGMDLYKWAMKLGPLIPGELLLDTFELARDIRLLDMEAAPYDLSAWGVVPVPIETVDGKSEYVRRQRGFADRGIVLRSALLTAWLGESTAEAA, encoded by the coding sequence ATGGCTCTCGCACGCGAGGAATGGCTGCGACGCGAGAGCGCGCACCAGGAGCGGGCCGACGCCCTCACCGCCGAGCATCGCGACCGGGCGGCGCGCGGAGAGAAGCACCCGGTGTGGGACTTCCTCTTCACCTACTACGCGTACAAGCCCGCCCAGTTGCGGCGCTGGCACCCGGGGGCTGGCGTCGAGCTGGCGGATGCTCCCGAGCGCGCCTCGTGGCGCTGGTACTCCCCCGGCTCGACGGAGGACTCCGTCGTGCCCGACGCGGAGGCGTTCGCCCGGGAGAAGCCGGAGCTCGCCGGACTCATCGAACGGATGCTGCGCCGCACGGCCTCTCGACCCGGACAGTTCGGATGCTTCGGACTGCATGAGTGGGCGATGGTGTACCGCGCCGACGAACATCGCCACCGCGTGCCGCTGCGGCTCGGACAGGCCGGCACCGACGCGGTGGTCGAGGGGCACGACCTGCGCTGCACGCACTTCGACGCGTTCCGCTTCTTCACCCCCGACGCCGTGCCGCGCAATCGCACCGCGCTGTCACGCGAGGAGCAGCCCCTGTTCGAGCAACCCGGCTGCCTGCACGCCGGGATGGACCTGTACAAGTGGGCGATGAAGCTCGGACCGCTGATCCCGGGCGAGCTGCTGCTCGACACCTTCGAGCTCGCGCGCGACATCCGTCTGCTCGACATGGAGGCGGCACCGTACGATCTCTCGGCCTGGGGTGTCGTGCCCGTGCCGATCGAGACCGTCGACGGAAAGAGCGAGTACGTGCGCCGTCAGCGCGGGTTCGCCGACCGCGGCATCGTCCTGCGCTCCGCGCTGCTCACGGCATGGCTCGGAGAGAGCACCGCCGAGGCCGCCTGA
- a CDS encoding SDR family oxidoreductase has protein sequence MSRIIVFGGHGRIALLLAPLLVERGDEVTGVIRNPEHADDVEAGGARALVADIETMDVEALAEIIRGHDAVVWSAGAGGGDPQRTYAVDRDAAERSMDAAERAGVRRYVMVSWIGSTADHGVPEGDSFFAYADAKWAADEHLRGTGLEGTILAPGTLTLDDPTGRIRIDPDGRGEVSRADVAAVIAASLAEPCTIGRTLRFGNGSTQTALPIAEALAC, from the coding sequence ATGTCGCGCATCATCGTGTTCGGCGGCCACGGCCGCATCGCCCTGCTCCTCGCGCCCCTGCTCGTCGAGAGAGGTGACGAGGTCACCGGGGTCATCCGCAACCCCGAACATGCCGACGACGTCGAGGCGGGCGGGGCCCGCGCGCTGGTGGCCGACATCGAGACGATGGATGTCGAGGCTCTCGCCGAGATCATCCGCGGTCACGATGCCGTCGTCTGGTCGGCCGGTGCCGGCGGGGGAGATCCGCAGCGCACCTACGCCGTCGACCGTGACGCGGCGGAGCGGTCGATGGATGCGGCGGAGCGCGCAGGCGTGCGCCGCTACGTCATGGTCTCGTGGATCGGTTCGACCGCCGATCACGGCGTCCCCGAGGGCGACTCGTTCTTCGCCTACGCCGATGCCAAGTGGGCGGCCGACGAGCACCTGCGCGGCACGGGGCTCGAGGGCACGATCCTCGCTCCCGGAACGCTCACGCTCGACGACCCGACCGGCCGGATCCGGATCGACCCCGACGGCCGCGGAGAGGTGTCCCGGGCCGACGTCGCCGCGGTCATCGCCGCGTCGCTCGCAGAGCCGTGCACGATCGGTCGCACCCTCCGCTTCGGCAACGGGAGCACGCAGACCGCGCTGCCCATCGCCGAGGCGCTCGCCTGCTGA
- a CDS encoding ABC transporter permease has translation MSRASFILRRAGRGLLTIWFAVTVTFLLLRLLPGDPALALASPNMTDDIRATILEQYGLDQPLIVQYGLYMWQLVQGNLGISFTQSIPVLDVLLQRLPWTLLLTLTALALTIIIGIPLGVAAASHKGRFIDRAVQIVGVTGQSLFVPSVAILLLFVFGLNLGWFPIGGAYTNNTYGIEWYLSVAQHLVLPAVSLMLIQVGSYVLTMRSTLIETLGEDYILLAKANGLRGRRILWKHALRNALLPTTTLIGLQLGFLVGGAVLTETVFAYPGIGRGIYEAVTQLDFPVLQGAFLMLATTVVVANTATDIIYGYLDPRVKTS, from the coding sequence GTGTCCCGAGCATCGTTCATTCTCCGTCGCGCAGGTCGAGGTCTGCTCACGATCTGGTTCGCCGTGACCGTGACGTTCCTGCTCCTGCGGCTGCTTCCCGGTGATCCGGCCCTGGCGCTGGCGAGCCCGAACATGACGGACGACATCCGGGCGACCATCCTCGAGCAGTACGGGCTCGACCAGCCCCTGATCGTGCAGTACGGCCTCTACATGTGGCAGCTGGTACAGGGGAACCTCGGCATCTCGTTCACGCAGTCCATCCCCGTGCTCGACGTGCTCCTGCAGCGGCTGCCCTGGACGCTGCTGCTGACGCTCACCGCCCTGGCGCTGACGATCATCATCGGCATCCCGCTGGGGGTCGCTGCCGCCTCGCACAAGGGACGATTCATCGACCGGGCGGTGCAGATCGTCGGGGTCACGGGCCAGTCCCTGTTCGTGCCGAGCGTCGCGATCCTGCTCCTGTTCGTCTTCGGGCTGAACCTCGGCTGGTTCCCGATCGGCGGCGCGTACACGAACAACACCTACGGCATCGAGTGGTACCTCAGCGTCGCCCAGCACCTGGTGCTCCCCGCCGTCTCGCTCATGCTCATCCAGGTCGGGTCCTACGTGCTCACGATGCGCTCGACGCTCATCGAGACGCTCGGAGAGGACTACATCCTGCTCGCGAAGGCCAACGGGCTCCGCGGTCGGCGCATCCTGTGGAAGCACGCGCTCCGCAACGCGCTGCTGCCGACGACCACGCTGATCGGCCTGCAGCTCGGCTTCCTCGTCGGCGGGGCGGTGCTGACCGAGACGGTGTTCGCCTACCCGGGCATCGGGCGCGGCATCTACGAGGCTGTCACGCAGCTCGACTTCCCGGTGCTGCAGGGCGCGTTCCTGATGCTCGCCACCACAGTCGTGGTCGCGAACACCGCCACCGACATCATCTACGGCTACCTGGACCCGAGAGTGAAGACCTCATGA
- a CDS encoding Lrp/AsnC family transcriptional regulator: protein MSSIHIGREFSDLDRRIVVALQQDGRASWTSIAEFAGASVSTVTRRGQQLLSEGVVQVGIVPTLGSEGHVETFFVRINCTPGAQLAVAQELIGSPYVRFVTLVTGKFDVFAEVVIPGDSATYAHVLTDLQGIPGVERWRSDLVVHTYKVSFDWGRQLYDAHAEATSDPKSYMPAPNTCDPTHFDDADRAIVEELRHNGRASFLSIGAKLDMNESSVRRRYERMRNGGCLTTVTMVPASALGMSAETLLILRVEPSRIASVAQTLAQHVSVRFLAAALEENSLYCEIILPSTETLHDFLTGTIAHLKGVRGWNASMELVFMKRGFIETPWWRAQVASAGGTEIEG, encoded by the coding sequence ATGAGCAGCATCCATATCGGCCGCGAGTTCAGCGATCTCGACCGCCGCATCGTCGTCGCCCTGCAGCAGGACGGCCGAGCGAGCTGGACGTCGATCGCCGAGTTCGCCGGGGCATCCGTCTCGACCGTCACCCGTCGAGGCCAGCAGCTGCTGTCGGAGGGCGTCGTGCAGGTGGGGATCGTGCCCACGCTCGGCAGCGAGGGGCATGTGGAGACCTTCTTCGTGCGGATCAACTGCACGCCCGGTGCGCAGCTGGCCGTCGCGCAGGAGCTGATCGGATCGCCGTACGTGCGGTTCGTGACCCTCGTGACGGGCAAGTTCGACGTGTTCGCCGAGGTCGTGATCCCCGGAGATTCGGCGACGTACGCGCATGTGCTCACCGATCTCCAGGGCATCCCCGGCGTCGAGCGGTGGCGCAGCGACCTGGTGGTGCACACCTACAAGGTGAGCTTCGACTGGGGGCGCCAGCTGTACGACGCCCACGCCGAGGCGACGAGCGACCCGAAGTCGTACATGCCTGCTCCGAACACCTGCGACCCGACGCACTTCGACGACGCCGACCGTGCGATCGTCGAGGAGCTGCGGCACAACGGCCGCGCGTCGTTCCTCTCGATCGGCGCGAAGCTGGACATGAACGAGAGCAGCGTTCGCCGCCGCTACGAGCGCATGCGCAACGGGGGCTGTCTCACCACCGTGACGATGGTCCCGGCATCCGCGCTCGGGATGAGCGCCGAGACCCTGCTCATCCTCCGGGTGGAGCCGTCGAGGATCGCGTCGGTGGCCCAGACGCTCGCGCAGCACGTGTCCGTCCGATTCCTCGCGGCCGCCCTGGAGGAGAACTCGCTCTACTGCGAGATCATCCTCCCGAGCACGGAGACGCTGCACGACTTCCTCACCGGGACGATCGCGCACCTGAAGGGCGTGCGCGGCTGGAACGCCTCGATGGAGCTCGTCTTCATGAAGCGCGGCTTCATCGAGACGCCCTGGTGGCGCGCACAGGTCGCCTCGGCGGGTGGGACGGAGATCGAGGGCTAG
- a CDS encoding NAD(P)-binding domain-containing protein has protein sequence MSILDSLVIGAGQAGLSSSFHLSRLGISHVVLDSGDRPGGAWQHRWDALTMRDVHGVAELPDDVAPPRDDERANVAVPAYFAAYEQEHALPVIRPVKVDRVEDRDGLLVVRAQEREWTTRTLVNATGTWTHPFLPHVPGMETFVGEQLHTVDYPGPAHFVGKRVLVVGGGASAVQFLGALAPLTETLWATRREPVWRTDDFSPEAGAAAVALVEQRVAAGLPPQSVVSVTGLMLRPQEREAERLGAYADRRPMFERIEADGVRWADGSFERVDVILWATGFRPAIAHLAPLHLRSAAGGIQLDRNGRGTTAVADPRIQMVGYGPSASTIGANRAGRSAATGVQRMLRLSGAPVTVG, from the coding sequence GTGAGCATCCTCGACAGCCTCGTGATCGGTGCAGGGCAGGCCGGCCTCTCGTCGTCGTTCCACCTCTCCCGCCTCGGGATCTCCCACGTCGTCCTGGACTCGGGCGACCGTCCGGGCGGAGCGTGGCAGCACCGCTGGGATGCGCTGACGATGCGCGACGTGCACGGCGTCGCCGAGCTCCCGGACGACGTCGCTCCGCCCCGGGACGACGAACGTGCGAACGTCGCCGTGCCCGCGTACTTCGCCGCCTACGAGCAGGAGCATGCGCTCCCCGTCATCCGTCCGGTGAAGGTCGACCGCGTCGAGGACCGGGACGGACTCCTCGTCGTGCGCGCTCAGGAACGGGAGTGGACGACGCGCACCCTCGTGAACGCGACAGGCACGTGGACGCACCCGTTCCTGCCGCATGTGCCCGGCATGGAGACCTTCGTCGGGGAGCAGCTGCACACCGTCGACTACCCGGGTCCCGCGCACTTCGTCGGCAAGCGCGTGCTCGTGGTCGGGGGAGGAGCCTCGGCCGTGCAGTTCCTCGGCGCGCTGGCTCCCCTCACGGAGACGCTGTGGGCGACGCGCCGCGAACCCGTCTGGCGCACCGACGACTTCTCTCCGGAGGCCGGGGCCGCCGCTGTCGCGCTCGTCGAGCAGCGCGTCGCGGCCGGACTCCCGCCGCAGAGCGTCGTCAGCGTCACGGGGCTCATGCTGCGTCCCCAGGAGCGCGAGGCGGAGCGCCTCGGCGCCTACGCCGATCGGCGCCCGATGTTCGAGCGGATCGAGGCCGACGGCGTGCGCTGGGCGGACGGCTCGTTCGAGCGCGTCGACGTGATCCTGTGGGCGACGGGCTTCCGTCCCGCGATCGCGCATCTCGCTCCGCTCCACCTCCGCAGCGCCGCGGGCGGCATCCAGCTCGATCGGAACGGGCGGGGCACGACCGCCGTCGCAGATCCCCGGATCCAGATGGTCGGATACGGTCCGTCGGCGAGCACGATCGGCGCGAACCGCGCAGGGCGCTCGGCGGCGACGGGCGTGCAGCGGATGCTGCGCCTCTCCGGGGCTCCGGTCACCGTCGGGTAG
- a CDS encoding phosphatase domain-containing protein, with amino-acid sequence MASAPPAPRIHWFARLEHRLHVWREGRARRRGRVATILPFPGYGGPGWVRVVGRVLIVPPQRRTRDGEPASVRGWRSFVGIPVSFAAVAVHVGGSTHQVVADRGGVVDTVIHADLEPGWQTFTISVEGQEPVEARAFIVAESTTFGVLSDVDDTVMVTALPRPFIAFWNSFVLDEHARLPVPGMAVLLDQLLRQHPGAPMVYLSTGAWNVAPTLWRFLSRHLFPAGSMLLTDWGPTHDRWFRSGREHKLTNLRRLATEFPHVKWLLIGDDGQHDESIYTQFMEEHPESVAGVAIRRLLPAEAVLAGGRAESEPHAADSAPWVSAEDGAGLRDQLGEAGILH; translated from the coding sequence ATGGCTTCCGCACCCCCGGCGCCCCGGATCCACTGGTTCGCGCGACTCGAGCACCGCCTCCACGTCTGGCGTGAGGGCCGTGCGCGTCGCCGCGGACGGGTCGCGACGATCCTGCCGTTCCCCGGATACGGCGGACCAGGCTGGGTCCGCGTCGTCGGCCGCGTCCTGATCGTCCCGCCGCAGCGCCGCACCCGCGACGGCGAGCCGGCGAGCGTCCGGGGATGGCGCAGCTTCGTCGGCATCCCGGTGAGCTTCGCTGCCGTCGCCGTCCACGTCGGCGGGTCGACGCACCAGGTGGTCGCCGACCGCGGCGGTGTCGTCGACACCGTCATCCACGCCGACCTCGAACCGGGGTGGCAGACCTTCACGATCTCCGTCGAGGGACAGGAGCCCGTCGAGGCGCGGGCGTTCATCGTCGCCGAGAGCACCACGTTCGGCGTGCTGTCCGATGTCGACGACACCGTGATGGTGACCGCACTCCCGCGTCCGTTCATCGCCTTCTGGAACTCCTTCGTGCTCGACGAGCATGCGCGCCTCCCCGTCCCTGGCATGGCCGTGCTCCTCGATCAGCTGCTGCGACAGCATCCGGGCGCGCCGATGGTCTACCTGTCGACCGGCGCCTGGAACGTGGCGCCCACGCTGTGGCGCTTCCTCAGCCGTCACCTGTTCCCGGCCGGATCGATGCTGCTGACCGACTGGGGTCCCACGCACGACCGCTGGTTCCGCAGCGGACGCGAGCACAAGCTCACCAACCTGCGACGACTCGCCACGGAGTTCCCCCACGTGAAGTGGCTGCTGATCGGCGACGACGGCCAGCACGACGAGTCCATCTACACGCAGTTCATGGAGGAGCACCCCGAGTCCGTGGCGGGCGTCGCCATCCGTCGCCTGCTCCCCGCCGAAGCCGTGCTCGCCGGTGGTCGTGCCGAGTCGGAGCCGCACGCCGCGGACTCCGCTCCCTGGGTCAGCGCCGAAGACGGCGCCGGGCTCCGCGATCAGCTCGGCGAGGCCGGCATCCTGCACTGA
- a CDS encoding glycoside hydrolase family 3 N-terminal domain-containing protein produces MTRRHRGWAAAALAGIVVAVVGVATAASATATTRAPAPAVAAVPSGPSDRADQLVARMTVVEQAASIVMGHVPSTDAGALRSYMESGIGGFILMGANIPATEAELQGLTAALTVDPALPPLIAVDQEGGLVSRLDGDDFAASTTLKVLPPEDAAAAFAARGSLVARAGITVNFGTVADFTADTASFSYGRSLGADATSAADRVAAATTAQEQFVGSTLKHFPGHGAAPGDSHSAIPSTPMGLDEWRATEALPFAAGIDAGASLLMFGHLSYTSVDPTPASLSATWHEIARDELGFEGVAVTDDLGMLLSSGDPAYADPVANGVAAVAAGNDLVLMIAGSDAETAGQMAAGIAAAVESGSLPAERLTEAATRVMALRLSLSTATAQWAVCPDCESAD; encoded by the coding sequence GTGACGCGTCGACATCGTGGGTGGGCGGCCGCCGCCCTCGCCGGGATCGTCGTCGCCGTGGTGGGCGTCGCGACGGCCGCGTCGGCGACGGCGACGACGCGCGCACCCGCTCCGGCGGTCGCTGCCGTGCCCTCCGGTCCGAGCGATCGTGCTGACCAGCTCGTCGCCCGGATGACGGTGGTGGAGCAGGCGGCGAGCATCGTCATGGGACACGTGCCGAGCACCGATGCGGGGGCGCTCCGCTCGTACATGGAGTCCGGCATCGGCGGCTTCATCCTGATGGGCGCCAACATCCCGGCGACCGAGGCCGAGCTCCAGGGCCTCACCGCCGCGCTGACCGTCGATCCGGCCCTTCCGCCGCTGATCGCCGTCGATCAGGAAGGCGGTCTGGTCTCGCGGCTCGACGGCGACGACTTCGCCGCCTCGACGACCCTCAAGGTCCTCCCGCCGGAAGACGCGGCCGCGGCCTTCGCCGCCCGCGGCTCTCTCGTCGCCCGCGCCGGCATCACAGTGAACTTCGGAACGGTCGCCGACTTCACGGCGGACACCGCATCCTTCAGCTACGGTCGGTCGCTCGGCGCCGACGCGACGTCCGCGGCCGATCGGGTCGCCGCTGCCACGACGGCTCAGGAGCAGTTCGTCGGGTCGACGCTCAAGCACTTCCCCGGCCACGGGGCCGCACCGGGGGACTCGCACAGTGCGATCCCGAGCACGCCGATGGGCCTGGACGAATGGCGCGCGACGGAGGCTCTGCCCTTCGCCGCCGGCATCGATGCCGGCGCGTCGCTGCTCATGTTCGGTCACCTGTCGTACACGTCGGTCGATCCGACGCCCGCCTCGCTGTCGGCGACGTGGCACGAGATCGCCCGGGACGAGCTCGGCTTCGAGGGCGTCGCGGTGACCGACGATCTGGGCATGCTGCTCTCCTCCGGAGATCCCGCGTACGCCGACCCGGTGGCCAATGGCGTGGCGGCCGTCGCCGCGGGCAACGACCTCGTGCTGATGATCGCCGGGTCCGATGCCGAGACGGCCGGTCAGATGGCCGCCGGCATCGCGGCCGCCGTCGAATCCGGGTCGCTCCCGGCGGAGCGGCTGACCGAGGCCGCGACACGGGTGATGGCGCTTCGCCTCAGCCTGTCCACCGCGACGGCGCAGTGGGCCGTGTGCCCGGACTGCGAGTCGGCGGACTGA